In Candidatus Pelagibacter sp. HIMB1321, a single genomic region encodes these proteins:
- a CDS encoding glycosyltransferase family 4 protein yields MSSNLKVLQVIPKLGYGGAETGCYDIAHYLPENGCKSFIVTSGGDLTKFINKEKVKLIKLPVHSKNPLLILLNALALIFIIIFNNITIVHARSRAPAWSCLFATKITRRKFVTTFHGTYNFNNKLKRFYNSVMVKSNLIIAGSNFIFSHIKNNYADYLDIKNKLLVIFRGINVDYFDHTTKTEVEEKKLLKSWGIEENKKIILLPGRLTSWKGQELFLEALNMVNIQLGYEAFYAVILGSEQGRDLYKKKLIRLSEQYRMTKQVKFIDHCKDMALAYKVSDIIVSSSIEPEAFGRVAVEAQSMQKVIIASDIGGSNETVINEKTGYLFESGNAKSLSDKILKVLNLDETTIKTIGIEGRKNIVSKFNVEKMCFSTYSEYKKLIN; encoded by the coding sequence ATGTCATCTAATTTAAAAGTTTTGCAAGTTATTCCAAAATTAGGATATGGAGGTGCAGAAACAGGTTGTTATGATATTGCACATTATTTGCCTGAGAATGGATGTAAATCTTTTATAGTCACAAGTGGTGGTGATTTAACAAAATTTATAAATAAAGAAAAGGTTAAGCTAATTAAATTACCAGTACACAGTAAAAATCCATTATTAATTTTATTAAATGCGCTAGCTCTCATTTTTATTATAATTTTTAATAATATCACTATTGTACATGCAAGAAGTAGAGCGCCTGCATGGTCCTGCTTATTTGCAACCAAAATTACTAGGAGAAAATTTGTAACAACATTTCATGGAACATATAACTTTAATAACAAATTAAAAAGATTTTATAATTCAGTCATGGTAAAATCTAACTTAATCATTGCTGGATCAAATTTTATTTTTTCACACATTAAAAATAATTATGCAGATTATTTAGATATTAAGAATAAACTTCTAGTAATTTTTAGAGGTATAAACGTAGATTATTTTGATCACACAACAAAAACAGAAGTAGAAGAAAAAAAACTATTAAAAAGTTGGGGTATCGAAGAAAATAAAAAAATAATTTTATTGCCAGGCAGATTAACCTCATGGAAGGGCCAAGAGCTATTTTTAGAAGCCTTAAATATGGTGAATATTCAACTTGGTTACGAGGCTTTTTATGCAGTTATTCTTGGAAGTGAACAAGGCCGTGATTTATATAAAAAAAAACTTATTAGACTGAGCGAACAATACAGAATGACTAAACAGGTAAAGTTTATAGATCACTGTAAAGATATGGCATTAGCTTATAAAGTCTCTGATATTATTGTTTCATCATCGATAGAACCAGAAGCTTTTGGAAGAGTAGCAGTTGAAGCACAATCTATGCAAAAAGTAATAATTGCAAGTGATATTGGTGGATCAAATGAAACAGTAATTAATGAAAAAACTGGTTATCTATTTGAATCTGGAAATGCAAAATCATTATCTGATAAAATTCTAAAAGTGTTAAATTTAGATGAAACAACGATAAAAACAATTGGTATTGAAGGAAGAAAAAATATTGTAAGCAAATTTAATGTTGAAAAAATGTGCTTTTCTACTTATTCAGAATACAAAAAATTAATAAATTAA